A DNA window from Mycolicibacter terrae contains the following coding sequences:
- a CDS encoding RNA degradosome polyphosphate kinase: MMSNDFGVDEIEVGQLTEARGDETDWRPNDATPTAPPAATAATPAEDGDELPADRYLNRELSWLDFNARVLALAADTSLPLLERAKFLAIFASNLDEFYMVRVAGLKRRDEMGLSVRSADGLTPREQLRRIGEQTQRIATRHARVFLESVRPALADEGIHIVTWADLQPGEREQLSAYFHEQVFPVLTPLAVDPAHPFPFVSGLSLNLAVTVKRPEDGGNHFARVKVPDNVDRFVELDAGAGGGGGGGEGHGEIRFLPMEELIAAFLPVLFPGMEIVEHHAFRITRNADFEVEEDRDEDLLQALERELARRRFGSPVRLEVADDMTESMLELLLRELDVHPGDVIEVPGLLDLSSLWQVYRQHRPDLKDRTFVPATHPAFAERETPKSIFATLREGDVLVHHPYDSFATSVQRFVEQAAADPGVLAIKHTLYRTSGDSPIVTALIDAAEAGKQVVALVEIKARFDEQANIKWARKLEQAGVHVVYGLIGLKTHCKVALVVRREGSAIRRYCHIGTGNYNTKTARLYEDVGLLTADPDIGADLTDLFNSLTGYSRKMEYRNLLVAPYGVRAGIIERIEREIAAHRGGGGGRIRLKLNSLVDEQVIDALYGASRAGVQVELVVRGICALRPGVEGFSENIVVRSILGRFLEHSRIIECRAIDEFWIGSADMMHRNLDRRVEVMVQVKDPRLCAQLGEVFDSAMDPATRCWELGSDGQWTAAPHDGASVRDHQVSLMERHRNP, from the coding sequence TTGATGAGTAATGATTTCGGAGTGGATGAAATCGAGGTCGGCCAACTGACCGAGGCGCGCGGCGACGAGACCGACTGGCGCCCGAATGACGCCACCCCGACCGCCCCACCGGCCGCCACCGCGGCCACGCCGGCTGAGGACGGCGATGAACTGCCCGCGGACCGCTACCTGAACCGGGAGCTGAGCTGGCTGGACTTCAACGCGCGGGTGCTGGCCCTGGCGGCCGACACCTCACTGCCGTTGTTGGAGCGGGCCAAATTCCTGGCGATCTTCGCCTCCAATCTCGACGAGTTCTACATGGTCCGGGTCGCCGGGCTCAAACGCCGCGACGAGATGGGCCTGTCGGTGCGCTCGGCCGATGGCCTCACGCCGCGCGAGCAACTGCGCCGGATCGGTGAGCAGACCCAGCGGATCGCCACCCGCCACGCGCGAGTGTTTCTCGAATCGGTGCGGCCGGCGCTCGCCGACGAAGGCATCCACATCGTCACGTGGGCCGACCTGCAACCGGGCGAACGCGAGCAGTTGTCGGCCTACTTCCACGAGCAGGTGTTCCCGGTCCTGACGCCGTTGGCGGTCGACCCGGCGCACCCCTTCCCCTTCGTCAGCGGGCTCAGCCTGAACCTGGCGGTGACCGTCAAGCGCCCCGAGGACGGCGGAAATCACTTCGCGCGGGTGAAGGTTCCCGACAACGTCGACCGTTTCGTCGAACTCGATGCCGGCGCCGGCGGCGGTGGCGGTGGCGGTGAGGGGCACGGTGAGATCCGTTTCCTGCCGATGGAGGAATTGATCGCGGCGTTCCTGCCGGTGCTGTTCCCCGGCATGGAGATCGTGGAGCATCACGCTTTCCGCATCACCCGCAACGCCGATTTCGAGGTCGAGGAGGACCGCGACGAGGACCTGCTGCAGGCCTTGGAGCGGGAATTGGCGCGACGCCGGTTCGGGTCGCCGGTGCGCCTCGAGGTCGCCGACGACATGACCGAGAGCATGCTGGAGTTGCTGCTACGGGAGCTCGACGTGCATCCCGGCGACGTCATCGAGGTGCCCGGACTGCTGGACCTGTCGTCGTTGTGGCAGGTCTACCGCCAGCACCGTCCGGACCTCAAGGACCGCACCTTCGTCCCGGCCACCCACCCGGCGTTCGCCGAACGGGAAACCCCCAAAAGCATTTTCGCCACCCTGCGCGAAGGGGACGTGCTGGTGCACCACCCCTACGACTCGTTCGCCACCAGCGTTCAGCGGTTCGTCGAACAGGCCGCCGCCGACCCGGGAGTGCTGGCGATCAAGCACACGCTGTACCGCACCTCGGGCGACTCGCCGATCGTCACCGCGCTGATCGACGCCGCCGAGGCCGGAAAGCAGGTGGTGGCTCTGGTGGAGATCAAGGCCCGGTTCGATGAGCAGGCCAACATCAAATGGGCCCGCAAGTTGGAACAGGCCGGTGTGCACGTGGTGTACGGCCTGATCGGGCTAAAGACACACTGCAAGGTCGCTTTGGTGGTGCGTCGTGAGGGCTCGGCGATCCGGCGGTATTGCCATATCGGCACGGGCAATTACAACACCAAGACCGCGCGACTCTACGAGGACGTCGGGCTGCTGACCGCCGACCCGGACATCGGCGCCGACCTCACCGACCTGTTCAACTCCCTGACCGGCTATTCGCGGAAGATGGAGTACCGCAATCTCCTGGTGGCCCCGTACGGCGTGCGGGCCGGGATCATCGAACGCATCGAACGCGAGATCGCCGCGCACCGCGGCGGCGGCGGAGGCCGGATCCGGCTGAAACTCAACTCCCTGGTCGACGAGCAGGTGATAGACGCCCTCTACGGCGCCTCGCGGGCCGGGGTGCAGGTCGAGTTGGTGGTGCGCGGGATCTGTGCGCTGCGGCCGGGGGTCGAGGGCTTCTCCGAGAACATCGTCGTCCGGTCGATTCTCGGACGTTTCCTAGAGCACTCCCGCATCATCGAATGCCGCGCCATCGACGAATTCTGGATCGGCAGCGCCGACATGATGCACCGCAACCTGGACCGCCGGGTCGAGGTGATGGTCCAGGTGAAGGACCCGCGCCTCTGCGCTCAACTGGGCGAGGTGTTCGACTCCGCGATGGACCCGGCCACCCGCTGCTGGGAACTCGGGTCGGACGGCCAGTGGACCGCGGCGCCGCACGACGGCGCGTCGGTGCGTGACCACCAGGTGTCGTTGATGGAACGACACCGCAATCCCTGA
- the cofC gene encoding 2-phospho-L-lactate guanylyltransferase: MSVVNSAQAEASGFGLIIAVKRLSVAKTRLAPAFPAPLREAVVLAMLVDTIAAASAARGLEHITVVTPDEAAAAAAADLGAEVLEDPTPAGHSDPLNNALAAAERAAAESVPNIVALQGDLPALQSYELDEAIAAARGHPRSFVADRHGMGTAALFAFGGPLDPRFGRDSSMRHRQSGALELTGAWPGLRCDIDTPEDLAVARRLGVGPATTRALAQSKTGGSTTR, translated from the coding sequence ATGTCGGTTGTGAACTCCGCACAGGCTGAGGCCTCCGGTTTCGGCCTGATCATCGCCGTCAAGCGGCTCAGCGTGGCCAAGACCAGGCTGGCGCCGGCTTTTCCTGCGCCGTTGCGGGAGGCCGTGGTGCTGGCCATGCTGGTCGACACCATCGCCGCGGCGTCGGCCGCCCGGGGGCTGGAGCACATCACCGTGGTCACCCCCGACGAGGCCGCCGCGGCGGCCGCGGCCGACCTGGGCGCCGAGGTGCTGGAGGATCCGACCCCGGCCGGGCACAGTGACCCACTGAACAACGCCCTCGCCGCCGCCGAACGCGCGGCGGCCGAATCGGTCCCGAATATCGTTGCGCTGCAAGGTGATCTACCGGCTTTGCAGTCCTACGAACTCGACGAGGCAATCGCGGCCGCCCGCGGCCACCCACGCAGCTTCGTGGCCGACCGGCACGGAATGGGCACCGCGGCCCTGTTCGCGTTCGGCGGCCCGCTGGACCCGCGTTTCGGCCGGGATTCGTCGATGCGCCATCGGCAGTCCGGCGCGTTGGAGCTGACCGGAGCCTGGCCGGGCCTGCGCTGCGACATCGACACGCCCGAGGATCTGGCGGTGGCGCGGCGGCTGGGGGTCGGCCCGGCGACCACGCGTGCGCTCGCGCAATCCAAGACCGGTGGCAGCACCACCCGTTGA
- a CDS encoding NAD(P)H-dependent glycerol-3-phosphate dehydrogenase: MGAGAWGTALAKVLADAGSEVRLWSRRSEVAAEINETRRNPGYLPGSTVPDGVRATTDAAAALDGLTTVVLAVPAQTMRANLEAWTPHLTEGATLVSVAKGIELGTLMRMSQVVAAVTGVDPGQVAVVSGPNLAAEIAAEQPAATVVACTDSGRAVALQRMLNTGYFRPYTNADVIGTEIGGACKNVIALACGMAAGVGLGENTAAAIITRGLAEIIRLGVALGAKGATLAGLAGVGDLVATCTSPQSRNRSFGERLGRGEEMPPVPGSKGLLSTTDGHVVEGVTSCQSVLALASSYDVEMPLTDAVHRVCHTGLSVNEAVALLLGRRTKPE; encoded by the coding sequence ATGGGTGCGGGAGCGTGGGGCACGGCCCTGGCCAAGGTTCTCGCCGACGCCGGCAGCGAGGTCAGGCTGTGGTCGCGCCGATCCGAGGTCGCCGCCGAGATCAACGAGACCCGCCGCAACCCCGGCTATTTGCCGGGCTCCACGGTGCCCGACGGCGTGCGGGCCACCACCGACGCGGCAGCGGCGCTGGACGGCCTGACCACGGTGGTGCTGGCGGTGCCGGCGCAGACCATGCGGGCCAACCTGGAGGCGTGGACGCCGCACCTGACCGAGGGCGCCACGCTGGTCAGCGTCGCCAAGGGCATCGAACTGGGCACCCTGATGCGGATGAGCCAGGTGGTCGCCGCGGTGACCGGGGTCGACCCCGGGCAGGTCGCCGTGGTGTCCGGCCCGAACCTGGCGGCCGAGATCGCCGCCGAACAGCCCGCCGCTACCGTGGTCGCCTGTACCGACTCCGGCCGCGCGGTGGCGCTGCAGCGGATGCTCAACACCGGCTACTTCCGCCCGTATACCAACGCCGACGTGATCGGCACCGAGATCGGCGGCGCCTGCAAGAACGTCATCGCCCTGGCCTGCGGGATGGCCGCCGGGGTGGGCCTGGGCGAGAACACCGCGGCGGCGATCATCACCCGGGGCCTGGCCGAGATCATCCGCCTGGGCGTCGCGCTCGGCGCCAAGGGCGCCACGCTGGCCGGCCTGGCCGGGGTGGGCGATCTGGTGGCCACCTGCACCTCGCCGCAATCACGCAACCGATCATTCGGCGAGCGGCTCGGCCGGGGCGAGGAGATGCCGCCGGTACCGGGGTCGAAGGGGCTGCTGAGCACCACCGACGGTCACGTCGTCGAAGGCGTGACGTCGTGCCAGTCGGTGCTGGCGCTGGCCTCGAGCTATGACGTGGAGATGCCGCTGACCGATGCCGTGCACCGGGTCTGCCACACCGGCTTGTCGGTCAATGAGGCGGTGGCGCTGCTGCTGGGACGTCGCACCAAACCGGAGTGA
- a CDS encoding D-alanine--D-alanine ligase family protein, whose product MNSHQRTRVAVVFGGRSSEHAISCVSAGSILRNLDPQRFEVVAVGITPEGSWVLTDGDPDALVISDRRLPAVSTADGAELTLPADPQRAGQLLAVGAGELLQSVDVVFPVLHGPYGEDGTVQGLLELAGVPYVGAGVLASAAGMDKEFTKKLLAAEGLPIGPYAVLRGAHATLSVEDRERLGLPVFVKPARGGSSIGVSRVTSYDELPAAIAEARRHDPKVIVEAAIVGRELECGVLEFPDGTVAASTVGEIRVAGVRDRDDSFYDFATKYLDDAAELDVPAKIDDDVADTVRQLAIRAFAALACQGLARVDFFHTDRGPVINEINTMPGFTTISMYPRMWAASGVDYPTLLATMVDTALARGVGLR is encoded by the coding sequence GTGAATTCCCACCAGCGCACCCGGGTGGCCGTCGTGTTCGGCGGCCGCAGTAGCGAGCACGCGATCTCCTGCGTGTCGGCGGGAAGCATCCTGCGCAATCTCGATCCGCAGCGTTTCGAGGTGGTTGCTGTGGGGATCACTCCGGAGGGCTCGTGGGTGCTCACCGACGGTGACCCGGATGCGCTCGTGATCAGTGACCGTCGGCTGCCCGCGGTGAGCACGGCTGACGGTGCCGAACTGACGCTGCCCGCCGATCCGCAGCGGGCCGGCCAGTTGCTGGCGGTGGGTGCCGGGGAGCTGCTGCAGTCGGTCGACGTGGTGTTCCCGGTGCTGCACGGTCCCTACGGCGAGGACGGCACCGTGCAGGGGCTCCTCGAGTTGGCCGGCGTGCCCTACGTCGGTGCCGGGGTGCTGGCCAGTGCCGCCGGGATGGACAAGGAGTTCACCAAGAAGCTGCTGGCGGCCGAGGGCCTGCCGATCGGGCCGTACGCGGTCTTGCGGGGAGCTCATGCGACGCTGTCGGTCGAGGATCGGGAGCGGTTGGGGCTGCCGGTGTTCGTCAAACCAGCGCGCGGTGGGTCGTCGATCGGGGTCAGCCGGGTGACGTCGTACGACGAGCTTCCCGCCGCCATCGCCGAGGCGCGCCGGCATGACCCGAAGGTCATCGTCGAGGCCGCCATCGTCGGCCGCGAGCTCGAGTGCGGAGTGCTCGAATTCCCCGACGGCACGGTGGCCGCCAGCACGGTGGGGGAGATCCGGGTGGCCGGCGTGCGGGACCGCGACGACTCCTTCTACGACTTCGCCACCAAGTACCTCGATGACGCCGCCGAGCTCGACGTGCCCGCCAAGATCGACGACGACGTCGCGGATACGGTGCGGCAGTTAGCAATTCGCGCGTTCGCCGCACTGGCCTGCCAGGGCCTGGCCCGGGTTGACTTCTTCCACACCGACCGCGGTCCGGTGATCAACGAGATCAACACGATGCCTGGATTCACCACGATCTCGATGTACCCGCGGATGTGGGCGGCCAGCGGTGTGGACTATCCGACGCTGCTGGCGACCATGGTCGACACCGCACTGGCCCGCGGCGTCGGCCTGCGCTGA
- a CDS encoding DUF3515 domain-containing protein has protein sequence MINPGTDADGPPRLALIAALVVAVVAVGAALAFAAARQPGAPSTEPLRLATVPAPHAGDAPCRAVLDALPQQLGDYRRAEIAEPAPDGVAAWTAGADETVVLRCGLDRPADFVVGSPIQVVDQVQWFQVREGERATWYAVDRKVYLALTLPQGSGPTPIQELSDLIAASVAAVPINPGPPH, from the coding sequence GTGATCAATCCGGGAACCGACGCCGACGGGCCGCCACGGCTGGCGCTGATCGCCGCGCTGGTGGTCGCCGTCGTGGCGGTGGGCGCTGCGCTGGCGTTCGCCGCAGCGCGCCAGCCCGGTGCGCCGTCGACCGAGCCGCTCCGCCTGGCCACCGTGCCGGCTCCGCACGCCGGCGACGCGCCCTGCCGTGCCGTGCTCGACGCCCTGCCGCAGCAGCTGGGCGACTACCGGCGGGCCGAGATCGCCGAGCCGGCACCCGACGGCGTGGCAGCGTGGACGGCCGGCGCCGACGAGACGGTGGTGCTGCGCTGCGGGCTGGATCGACCCGCCGACTTCGTGGTGGGCTCGCCCATCCAGGTGGTCGATCAGGTGCAGTGGTTCCAGGTCCGAGAAGGCGAACGCGCCACCTGGTATGCGGTCGACCGGAAGGTCTATCTGGCGCTGACGCTGCCTCAAGGTTCGGGGCCCACCCCGATCCAGGAGCTGTCGGATCTGATCGCCGCCTCCGTCGCCGCGGTGCCGATCAATCCGGGCCCGCCGCACTGA
- a CDS encoding thiamine-phosphate kinase, with the protein MIDRLVAGRRQPSATELGPGDDAAVVRSPDGRTVVSTDMLVEGRHFRLDWSTAHDVGRKAIAQNAADIEAMGARPTAFVVAFGAPSSTAAADAAALADGMWAEAGRFGAGVVGGDLVEADSWVVSVTALGDLAGRAPVLRSGARPGALLAVAGEPGRSAAGFRLWNDGQGGFEGLRRRHLVPEPPYGQGVAAADAGAQAMTDVSDGLLADLGHLATASQVTIEVSTAALAADHQALAPAAAAVGADAWSWVLAGGEDHALVAAFPGAIPAGWRVIGRVADGPARVLVDGAPWEGDAGWQSYGSESPLP; encoded by the coding sequence ATGATCGACCGGCTGGTGGCCGGTCGCCGCCAGCCCAGTGCGACGGAATTGGGTCCCGGCGACGACGCGGCGGTGGTGCGTAGCCCCGACGGCCGGACCGTGGTCTCCACCGACATGCTGGTGGAAGGCCGACATTTCCGGCTGGACTGGTCAACTGCGCATGACGTCGGACGCAAGGCGATAGCGCAGAACGCCGCCGACATCGAGGCGATGGGCGCCCGCCCGACCGCGTTCGTCGTCGCCTTCGGCGCCCCATCGAGTACCGCGGCTGCCGATGCCGCCGCCTTGGCCGACGGCATGTGGGCCGAAGCCGGACGATTCGGTGCCGGCGTGGTCGGCGGTGACCTGGTCGAGGCCGATTCGTGGGTGGTTTCGGTGACGGCCCTCGGCGATCTGGCCGGCCGGGCACCGGTGCTGCGGTCGGGGGCGCGGCCCGGGGCGCTTCTGGCGGTGGCCGGCGAGCCGGGCCGATCGGCGGCGGGCTTTCGGCTGTGGAACGACGGCCAGGGTGGTTTCGAGGGCTTGCGGCGCCGCCACCTCGTCCCGGAGCCTCCCTACGGGCAGGGCGTGGCGGCCGCCGACGCCGGTGCGCAGGCCATGACCGACGTCTCCGACGGCCTGCTCGCCGACCTGGGGCACCTGGCAACCGCGTCGCAGGTCACGATCGAAGTGTCCACCGCCGCGCTGGCCGCCGACCATCAGGCGCTGGCGCCGGCCGCAGCCGCGGTCGGCGCCGATGCGTGGTCTTGGGTGCTGGCCGGGGGAGAGGACCACGCACTGGTCGCCGCCTTCCCCGGCGCGATTCCGGCCGGCTGGCGGGTGATCGGCCGGGTCGCCGACGGGCCGGCCCGGGTGCTGGTCGACGGGGCGCCATGGGAGGGGGACGCGGGCTGGCAGTCGTACGGCTCCGAGTCCCCGTTACCTTGA
- a CDS encoding uracil-DNA glycosylase, protein MSARPLPELVESGWATALEPVTEQVALMGKFLREELSSGHGYLPDGQNVLRAFTFPFDAVRVLIVGQDPYPTPGHAVGLSFSVAPQVRPLPRSLENIFTEYTADLGYPRPANGDLSAWAQRGVLLLNRVLTVRPGNPASHRGKGWEMVTECAIRALVARRQPMVAILWGRDAGTLKPMLSENCVAIESPHPSPLSASRGFFGSRPFSRANEQLEKLGAEPLDWRLD, encoded by the coding sequence ATGAGTGCGCGTCCACTTCCTGAACTCGTCGAGAGCGGTTGGGCCACCGCCCTGGAACCGGTGACCGAGCAGGTCGCCTTGATGGGGAAGTTCCTGCGCGAGGAGCTCTCGTCCGGGCATGGCTACCTGCCCGACGGGCAGAACGTCTTGCGCGCCTTCACGTTTCCCTTCGACGCCGTGCGGGTGCTGATCGTCGGGCAGGATCCCTACCCGACCCCGGGACACGCGGTGGGCCTCAGCTTCTCGGTCGCGCCGCAGGTGCGGCCGCTGCCGCGCAGCCTGGAGAACATCTTCACCGAGTACACCGCCGACCTCGGCTATCCCCGGCCGGCCAACGGTGATCTGTCGGCGTGGGCGCAGCGTGGTGTGCTGCTGCTCAACAGGGTGCTCACGGTACGTCCGGGCAACCCGGCGTCGCACCGCGGCAAGGGCTGGGAAATGGTCACCGAGTGCGCGATCCGCGCCCTGGTGGCGCGCAGACAACCCATGGTGGCGATCCTGTGGGGACGCGACGCGGGGACGCTGAAACCGATGCTGTCGGAGAACTGCGTCGCCATCGAGTCCCCGCACCCGTCGCCGCTGTCGGCGTCGCGGGGGTTCTTCGGGTCACGGCCGTTCAGCCGCGCCAACGAACAGCTGGAGAAACTGGGCGCCGAGCCGCTCGACTGGCGGCTGGACTGA
- the rpmB gene encoding 50S ribosomal protein L28, producing the protein MAAVCDICGKGPGFGKSVSHSHRRTSRRWDPNIQTVHAARPGGNKQRLNACTSCIKAGKVARG; encoded by the coding sequence ATGGCTGCCGTGTGCGATATCTGCGGAAAGGGCCCCGGCTTCGGCAAGTCGGTGTCGCACTCGCACCGTCGGACCAGCCGTCGGTGGGACCCGAACATCCAGACCGTGCACGCTGCCCGTCCCGGCGGCAACAAGCAGCGCCTCAACGCCTGCACCTCGTGCATCAAGGCCGGCAAGGTCGCCCGCGGCTAG
- a CDS encoding DAK2 domain-containing protein, with protein sequence MGNPDRRLDAATLRDWAHTAVGDLITHTDEINQLNVFPVADSDTGTNMLFTMRSALAEANTEAASGEVARVAAALSSGALHGARGNSGVILSQILRGLADVTAADSTGVVDAALLGAGLRHGVELVITSMGGREVPGTIVSVLQAAAAAVEQCAARGAGLGAAITAATEAAAEALEKTTEQLDVLAAAGVVDAGGRGLLVLLDALQSTITGQAPVRPVYQPSPRPRPPEAVTDQPAPQFEVMYLLGECAPEDTDALRERLTQLGDSVAIATSGVVGGYSVHVHTDDAGAAVEAGLAFGRPRRIQISALAGVTGLPPGSWSRERAVLAVVDGEGAQELFAGEGACVLRPDPHSADPATMVTAQQLLRAVVDTGAAQVMLLPNGYVAAEELVAGCTAAIGWGIDVVPVPTGSMVQGLTALAVHDPGRPVVDDGYTMARAAGTTRHGSVRVATEQALTWAGTCRPGDGLGIAGDEVLIVAGDVGAAAIGLIDLLLAAGGELVTVLVGAGFDGKVVDALARHVHDQHPGIDLATYLTGHRGDALLIGVE encoded by the coding sequence GTGGGCAACCCCGATCGTCGGCTGGATGCGGCCACCTTGCGGGACTGGGCGCACACCGCTGTCGGCGATCTGATCACCCACACCGACGAGATCAACCAGCTCAACGTCTTCCCGGTCGCCGATTCCGACACCGGCACAAACATGCTGTTCACCATGCGCTCGGCCCTGGCCGAGGCTAATACCGAGGCCGCTTCCGGTGAGGTCGCCCGGGTCGCGGCCGCCTTGTCGTCCGGAGCCCTGCACGGGGCCCGCGGCAACTCCGGGGTGATCCTGTCGCAGATCCTGCGCGGCCTGGCGGACGTGACCGCCGCCGACAGCACCGGAGTGGTCGACGCTGCGCTGTTGGGCGCCGGCCTGCGGCACGGGGTCGAGCTGGTGATCACCTCGATGGGCGGCCGCGAGGTGCCGGGCACCATCGTGTCGGTGCTGCAGGCCGCGGCGGCGGCAGTCGAGCAGTGCGCGGCCCGGGGCGCTGGGCTGGGCGCGGCGATCACTGCCGCCACGGAAGCCGCGGCCGAGGCACTGGAGAAGACCACCGAGCAGCTCGACGTGCTCGCGGCCGCCGGCGTGGTCGACGCCGGCGGCCGCGGCCTGCTGGTGCTGCTCGACGCGCTGCAGTCGACGATTACCGGGCAGGCGCCCGTCCGGCCGGTTTATCAGCCGTCGCCGCGGCCACGCCCGCCCGAAGCGGTCACCGACCAGCCCGCGCCGCAATTCGAGGTGATGTACCTGCTCGGCGAGTGTGCCCCCGAAGACACCGACGCGTTGCGCGAACGGCTGACCCAACTCGGCGATTCGGTGGCGATAGCGACGTCGGGGGTGGTCGGCGGCTATTCGGTACACGTGCACACCGACGACGCCGGTGCCGCCGTCGAGGCGGGCCTGGCGTTCGGCCGGCCACGGCGTATCCAGATCTCAGCGCTGGCCGGGGTGACCGGCCTGCCGCCGGGCAGCTGGTCCCGGGAGCGCGCGGTGCTGGCCGTGGTCGACGGTGAGGGTGCGCAGGAGTTGTTCGCCGGGGAAGGCGCCTGCGTGCTGCGGCCGGACCCGCACAGCGCCGACCCGGCCACGATGGTCACCGCCCAGCAGCTGCTGCGCGCGGTGGTGGACACCGGCGCGGCCCAGGTGATGCTGCTGCCCAACGGCTACGTCGCCGCCGAGGAGCTGGTGGCCGGATGCACGGCGGCCATCGGCTGGGGCATCGACGTGGTGCCGGTTCCGACCGGGTCGATGGTGCAGGGACTGACTGCGCTGGCGGTACATGATCCGGGCCGGCCGGTGGTCGACGACGGCTACACCATGGCGCGGGCGGCGGGCACGACCCGGCACGGCTCGGTGCGGGTCGCCACCGAGCAGGCACTGACCTGGGCGGGCACCTGCCGGCCCGGTGACGGGCTGGGCATCGCCGGTGACGAGGTGCTGATCGTGGCCGGCGACGTCGGCGCGGCTGCGATCGGCCTGATCGACCTGTTGCTGGCGGCCGGCGGTGAACTGGTCACGGTGCTGGTCGGGGCCGGCTTCGACGGCAAGGTCGTCGACGCGCTGGCCAGACATGTCCACGATCAGCATCCGGGCATCGACCTGGCGACCTACCTCACCGGGCACCGGGGCGACGCCCTGCTGATCGGGGTCGAGTAG